In Polyangia bacterium, the following are encoded in one genomic region:
- a CDS encoding ElyC/SanA/YdcF family protein, with the protein MAPDAPSRPRRSWQEALICAVLGLLLLVPPAVVAANLHVFRGAAPFIYDSVDKVPARAVAIVPGNTAKNGIPGRTLAERLTAALMLYRAGKTPIILVSGSHFDNYDETAAMHRWLLQHGVSEGAIVDDAEGFRTLDTMERAARIFKVKGAIICSQGVHLPRAVFLARHAGIDAVGLVSNPRGLAHVLYSPHETMASALALVETTLGRGPAVLGPAQPIAGDTRTTALR; encoded by the coding sequence GTGGCCCCCGACGCGCCGTCTCGCCCCCGCCGATCCTGGCAAGAGGCGCTGATCTGCGCGGTCCTGGGGTTGCTTCTGCTGGTCCCTCCGGCGGTGGTGGCGGCGAATCTGCACGTCTTCCGCGGCGCCGCGCCCTTCATCTATGACAGCGTCGACAAAGTTCCAGCGCGCGCCGTCGCCATCGTCCCCGGCAACACCGCCAAGAATGGCATCCCGGGCCGCACCCTGGCCGAGCGGCTGACCGCCGCATTGATGCTGTACCGAGCCGGCAAGACGCCGATCATCCTGGTATCCGGCAGCCACTTCGACAACTACGACGAGACCGCGGCGATGCACCGCTGGCTGCTGCAACACGGCGTCAGCGAAGGCGCCATCGTCGACGATGCCGAAGGCTTTCGCACCCTGGACACCATGGAGCGGGCGGCGCGGATCTTCAAAGTGAAAGGGGCGATCATCTGCAGCCAGGGGGTGCACCTGCCGCGCGCGGTATTCCTGGCCCGCCACGCTGGCATCGACGCCGTGGGGCTGGTCTCGAATCCGCGCGGCTTGGCGCACGTGCTTTATTCGCCGCACGAGACCATGGCCTCGGCGCTGGCCTTGGTTGAGACCACGCTGGGCCGCGGCCCCGCCGTTCTGGGTCCCGCCCAGCCGATCGCCGGCGATACGCGCACCACAGCGCTCCGCTAG
- a CDS encoding sensor histidine kinase yields FSERLARSACELDLHADQTIVGHWDKLRLEQVVTNLMSNACRHGRGHPIEVAVGATGDMAFVQVRDHGAGIAPDQQARIFERLERAVSSRDQRGLRLGLWICRELVEAQGGKISVDSTPGEGSTFTVYLPRIATHRAEPD; encoded by the coding sequence TCTTCTCTGAACGCCTGGCGCGGTCGGCGTGCGAGCTGGACCTGCACGCCGATCAGACCATCGTCGGTCACTGGGACAAGCTGCGCCTGGAGCAGGTGGTGACCAACTTGATGTCGAACGCCTGCCGCCACGGCCGCGGCCATCCGATCGAGGTGGCGGTGGGCGCCACCGGCGACATGGCGTTCGTGCAGGTGCGCGATCACGGCGCCGGCATCGCCCCCGATCAACAGGCCCGCATCTTCGAACGGCTGGAGCGCGCGGTGTCGAGCCGCGATCAGCGTGGCCTGCGCCTGGGCCTGTGGATCTGCCGCGAGTTGGTGGAAGCCCAAGGTGGCAAGATCTCCGTCGACAGCACACCCGGCGAAGGCAGCACCTTCACAGTGTATCTGCCGCGCATCGCCACGCACCGCGCAGAGCCCGACTAG